A single Biomphalaria glabrata chromosome 2, xgBioGlab47.1, whole genome shotgun sequence DNA region contains:
- the LOC129924658 gene encoding dentin sialophosphoprotein-like, which translates to MRSSGLGIGRTFVTRTLRGREGEALGCSWCPTNPIDATEPGATNPIDSTEPGAPLTLLTPLNLVPLTLLIQTESGSTNPSDSIEPGATNPIDSTEPGATNPIDSTEPGSTNHSNSTEPGATNPIDSIEPGATNPIDSTEPGSTNHSDSIEPGATNPIDSTEPGATNPINSTKPGSTNHSNSTEPGAPLTLLTPLNLALLTLVTPLNLVATNPIDSTEPGATNPIDSTEPGSTNHSNSTEPGATNPIDSTEPGATNPIDSTEPGATNPIDSTELGATNPSDSTEPGATNPIDSTEPGATNPIDSTELGATNPSDSTEPGATNPIASTEPGTTNAIDSTEPGSTNHSNSTEPGATNPIDSTEPGSTNHSNSTEPGSTNHSNSTEPGSTNHSNSTEPGSTNHSNSTEPGSTNHSNSTEPGSTNHSNSTEPGSTNHSNSTEPGSTNHSNSTEPDATNPIDSTEPDATNPIDSTEPGATNPIDSTEPDATNPIDSTEPGATNPIDSTEPDATNPIDSTEPGATNPIDSTEPGSTNHSNSTEPGATNPIDSTEPGSTNHSNSTEPGSTNHSNSTEPGSTNHSNSTEPGSTNHSNSTEPGSTNHSNSTEPGSTNHSNSTEPDATNPIDSTEPGATNPIDSTEPGSTNHSNSTEPGATNPIDSTEPGSTNHSNSTEPGSTNHSNSTEPGSTNHSNSTEPGSTNHSNSTEPGSTNHSNSTEPGSTNHSNSTEPDATNPIDSTEPDATNPIDSTEPGSTNHSNSTEPDATNPNDSTEPDATNPIDSTEPGSTNHSNSTEPGSTNHSNSTEPDATNPIDSTEPDATNPIDSTEPGSTNHSNSTEPDATNPIDSTEPDATNPIDSTEPGSTNHSNSTEPDATNPNDSTEPDATNPIDSTEPGSTNHSNSTEPGSTNHSNSTEPDATNPIDSTEPDATNPIDSTEPGSTNHSNTTELGATNPSDSTEPGATKPINSTETDATNPIDSNETDATNPIDSTEPGAPLTVVTPLNLVPPTLVSPLNLVPLTLMTPLNLVQLTLLTPLNLVQLTLVTPLNLVPLTLMTPLNLVPLTLVTPLNLVPH; encoded by the exons ATGCGATCTTCTGGACTCGGCATAGG TCGGACATTTGTAACGAGAACGTtgagggggagggagggggaagcTCTGGGCTGTTCCTGGTGCCCCACTAACCCTATTGACGCCACTGAACCTGGTGCAACTAACCCTATTGACTCCACTGAACCTGGTGCCCCACTAACCCTATTGACTCCACTGAACCTGGTGCCACTAACCCTATTGATTCAAACCGAATCTGGCTCCACTAACCCTAGTGACTCCATTGAACCTGGTGCCACTAACCCTATTGACTCCACTGAACCTGGTGCCACTAACCCTATTGACTCCACTGAACCTGGCTCCACTAACCATAGTAACTCCACTGAACCTGGTGCAACTAACCCTATTGACTCCATTGAACCTGGTGCCACTAACCCTATTGACTCCACTGAACCTGGCTCCACTAACCATAGTGACTCCATTGAACCTGGTGCCACTAATCCTATTGACTCCACTGAACCTGGTGCAACTAACCCTATTAACTCCACTAAACCTGGCTCCACTAACCATAGTAACTCCACTGAACCTGGTGCCCCACTAACCCTATTGACTCCACTGAACCTGGCTCTACTAACCCTAGTGACTCCATTAAACCTGGT TGCAACTAACCCTATTGACTCCACTGAACCTGGTGCCACTAACCCTATTGACTCCACTGAACCTGGCTCCACTAACCATAGTAACTCCACTGAACCTGGTGCAACTAACCCTATTGACTCCACTGAACCTGGTGCAACTAACCCTATTGACTCCACTGAACCTGGTGCCACTAACCCTATTGACTCCACTGAACTTGGTGCCACTAACCCAAGTGACTCCACTGAACCTGGTGCAACTAACCCTATTGACTCCACTGAACCTGGTGCCACTAACCCTATTGACTCCACTGAACTTGGTGCCACTAACCCAAGTGACTCCACTGAACCTGGTGCCACTAACCCTATTGCCTCTACTGAACCTGGTACCACTAACGCTATTGACTCCACTGAACCTGGCTCCACTAACCATAGTAACTCCACTGAACCTGGTGCCACTAACCCTATTGACTCCACTGAACCTGGCTCCACTAACCATAGTAACTCCACTGAACCTGGCTCCACTAACCATAGTAACTCAACTGAACCTGGCTCCACTAACCATAGTAACTCCACTGAACCTGGCTCCACTAACCATAGTAACTCCACTGAACCTGGCTCCACTAACCATAGTAACTCCACTGAACCTGGCTCCACTAACCATAGTAACTCCACTGAACCTGGCTCCACTAACCATAGTAACTCCACTGAACCTGGCTCCACTAACCATAGTAACTCCACTGAACCTGATGCAACTAACCCTATTGACTCCACTGAACCTGATGCAACTAACCCTATTGACTCCACTGAACCTGGTGCAACTAACCCTATTGACTCCACTGAACCTGATGCAACTAACCCTATTGACTCCACTGAACCTGGTGCAACTAACCCTATTGACTCCACTGAACCTGATGCAACTAACCCTATTGACTCCACTGAACCTGGTGCAACTAACCCTATTGACTCCACTGAACCTGGCTCCACTAACCATAGTAACTCCACTGAACCTGGTGCAACTAACCCTATTGACTCCACTGAACCTGGCTCCACTAACCATAGTAACTCCACTGAACCTGGCTCCACTAACCATAGTAACTCAACTGAACCTGGCTCCACTAACCATAGTAACTCCACTGAACCTGGCTCCACTAACCATAGTAACTCCACTGAACCTGGCTCCACCAACCATAGTAACTCCACTGAACCTGGCTCCACTAACCATAGTAACTCCACTGAACCTGATGCAACTAACCCTATTGACTCCACTGAACCTGGTGCAACTAACCCTATTGACTCTACTGAACCTGGCTCCACTAACCATAGTAACTCCACTGAACCTGGTGCCACTAACCCTATTGACTCCACTGAACCTGGCTCCACTAACCATAGTAACTCCACTGAACCTGGCTCCACCAACCATAGTAACTCCACTGAACCTGGCTCCACTAACCATAGTAACTCCACTGAACCTGGCTCCACTAACCATAGTAACTCCACTGAACCTGGCTCCACTAACCATAGTAACTCCACTGAACCTGGCTCCACTAACCATAGTAACTCCACTGAACCTGATGCAACTAACCCTATTGACTCCACTGAACCTGATGCAACTAACCCTATTGACTCCACTGAACCTGGCTCCACTAACCATAGTAACTCCACTGAACCTGATGCAACTAACCCTAATGACTCCACTGAACCTGATGCAACTAACCCTATTGACTCCACTGAACCTGGCTCCACTAACCATAGTAACTCCACTGAACCTGGCTCCACTAACCATAGTAACTCCACTGAACCTGATGCAACTAACCCTATTGACTCCACTGAACCTGATGCAACTAACCCTATTGACTCCACTGAACCTGGCTCCACTAACCATAGTAACTCCACTGAACCTGATGCAACTAACCCTATTGACTCCACTGAACCTGATGCAACTAACCCTATTGACTCCACTGAACCTGGCTCCACTAACCATAGTAACTCCACTGAACCTGATGCAACTAACCCTAATGACTCCACTGAACCTGATGCAACTAACCCTATTGACTCCACTGAACCTGGCTCCACTAACCATAGTAACTCCACTGAACCTGGCTCCACTAACCATAGTAACTCCACTGAACCTGATGCAACTAACCCTATTGACTCCACTGAACCTGATGCAACTAACCCTATTGACTCCACTGAACCTGGCTCCACTAACCATAGTAACACCACTGAACTTGGTGCCACTAACCCAAGTGACTCCACTGAACCTGGTGCCACTAAACCTATTAACTCCACTGAAACTGATGCCACTAACCCTATTGACTCCAATGAAACTGATGCCACTAACCCTATTGACTCCACTGAACCTGGTGCCCCACTAACCGTAGTGACTCCACTGAACCTGGTGCCACCAACCCTAGTGAGTCCACTGAACCTGGTGCCACTAACTCTAATGACTCCACTGAACCTGGTGCAACTAACCCTATTGACTCCACTGAACCTGGTGCAACTAACCCTAGTGACTCCACTGAACCTGGTGCCACTAACTCTAATGACTCCACTGAACCTGGTGCCACTAACCCTAGTGACTCCACTGAACCTGGTGCCCCACTAA